One Lachnospiraceae bacterium C1.1 genomic region harbors:
- a CDS encoding MFS transporter yields the protein MKSVERTKKYLFTKGMTRIDILIVVLIAFSVLMIRILDFSPLRSLRSQTDISYGYMARQDSDGFIYVLDDEHGRILSFDENSRIKFAITNMGDEKSEGLYVDGFAFDEKFLYINASEWNGMSLSREAILKYDLNGNYIETVTDRDYSEERTNKHRFYGLNADDGELNYIECLKDSFLWGESEISYPNAFNAVADAAFYKGSFYILDKSGIIYEYSKDGSRSLIYSVKNEEEKYPVPYRMSVDREGNIYFTDVRNDAICRVNRERATSDLVCHTGSDTVYESEDGKLVFCEDEGVIIKDGDNESLYLTLKKTFRQRVTDYLGLFFGIIISILFLIIFIRVIYNLIKRKHSPVKILSFWFVAVIVIVSSILCSMLLNSFKANYRQKLEEQLRCAAYMVANQISAFGNDSIDNVDKISGFGGSSYNKLCEIMDNSFDMSIDIYNNIYCNILKLDKKASKGYAVAYLDQAIGNYYPLDEVETEELKAVYKTKSDVWNQNLADLSGSYLSVKVPVFDKKGEVVAAVAVGAELYVINGIIDDLQKKVLMSIVIMILIIWVVIGEGISFATNLTAYREDVQNKEGNVFPGHLIRLLVFLVFAVYNMATTFMPVYIMRQTGIFPTGARDFLGAIPVTINLFIIGLMSLFCARLIRKHGMGKIVAFSVLSSMTGNLLMFVYPHYITIVIGLILDGIGVGLITNSIYVLITYIKDEVSRIWGFSAYNGAYLSGINFGMMIGSFLAVMVGHRFVFLIIALVWLCLLGISIYMVRMMSSFIEIQEEERTEESSTAEFVFRKPVISFIALIQNPYIVFGSFVFYYIPLYCDQNGLDETICSLLIMLYSEIAVICGDLFIKNISKSIGNYAIYTAIASNIAAIIVFSLSPNLLGVIIALLLMGIAASYGKPVQQKYFMGFEETRKYGEDKAMGIYNFSENIGESLGPVIMGEMMAAGPASVYVAGFLSLVGGMTSLHYLINRKELKNGR from the coding sequence ATGAAATCAGTTGAGAGGACAAAGAAATATTTATTTACAAAGGGCATGACCCGAATAGATATTTTAATAGTGGTGCTTATCGCTTTTTCTGTTTTGATGATAAGGATTTTGGATTTTTCACCCTTAAGGTCTTTGAGATCACAAACTGATATTTCATATGGATATATGGCCAGGCAGGACTCGGACGGGTTTATATATGTTTTGGATGATGAACATGGCAGAATCTTATCTTTTGATGAAAATAGCAGGATAAAATTTGCAATAACAAATATGGGAGACGAAAAAAGCGAAGGGCTTTATGTAGATGGATTTGCTTTTGATGAAAAATTTCTTTATATAAATGCCAGTGAATGGAATGGTATGTCTCTGTCGAGAGAGGCTATATTAAAATATGATCTGAACGGAAATTATATAGAAACAGTCACCGACAGGGATTATTCAGAAGAACGTACAAATAAACACAGGTTTTATGGATTAAACGCAGATGATGGAGAATTAAATTATATAGAGTGCCTTAAGGATTCTTTTCTATGGGGAGAAAGTGAAATATCTTATCCAAATGCATTTAATGCAGTTGCTGATGCGGCATTTTATAAGGGCAGTTTTTATATTCTCGATAAATCAGGGATTATATATGAATATTCAAAAGATGGCTCTCGTTCATTGATATATTCAGTAAAAAACGAAGAAGAAAAGTATCCGGTTCCGTACAGGATGTCAGTTGACAGGGAAGGAAATATTTATTTTACAGATGTAAGGAATGATGCCATATGCAGGGTAAACAGAGAAAGAGCAACAAGTGATCTTGTTTGTCATACAGGTTCAGATACTGTTTATGAGAGTGAAGATGGAAAGTTGGTTTTCTGTGAAGATGAAGGGGTAATCATTAAAGATGGAGATAATGAGAGTCTTTATCTTACATTAAAGAAAACCTTCAGGCAGAGAGTTACTGATTACCTTGGGCTTTTTTTCGGGATCATTATTAGTATTCTCTTTTTAATAATTTTTATAAGAGTTATATATAATCTTATAAAACGTAAACATTCTCCTGTTAAGATATTATCGTTCTGGTTTGTTGCGGTAATTGTTATTGTATCTTCAATACTATGCAGCATGCTGCTTAATTCATTTAAGGCAAATTACCGGCAAAAACTTGAGGAACAGCTCAGATGTGCTGCATATATGGTTGCGAATCAGATAAGCGCATTTGGAAATGACAGTATAGATAATGTCGATAAAATAAGTGGTTTCGGGGGTAGTTCATATAACAAACTCTGTGAAATTATGGATAACTCCTTTGATATGAGCATTGATATATATAACAATATTTACTGTAATATATTAAAGCTGGATAAAAAAGCTTCTAAGGGATATGCTGTAGCATATCTTGATCAGGCTATAGGAAATTATTACCCACTCGATGAGGTAGAGACTGAGGAACTTAAGGCTGTATATAAAACAAAATCTGATGTATGGAATCAGAATCTGGCAGATTTATCGGGCTCTTATCTTTCCGTAAAAGTACCTGTTTTTGATAAAAAAGGTGAGGTTGTGGCAGCTGTTGCTGTAGGAGCAGAATTATATGTAATAAATGGTATCATAGATGATCTTCAGAAAAAAGTACTGATGTCAATAGTTATCATGATACTGATCATCTGGGTTGTCATTGGAGAGGGAATCAGCTTCGCAACAAATCTTACAGCATATAGAGAAGATGTTCAGAATAAAGAAGGGAATGTATTTCCCGGGCATCTTATAAGGTTACTTGTTTTTCTTGTTTTTGCAGTATATAACATGGCAACTACTTTTATGCCTGTTTATATCATGCGGCAGACTGGGATTTTCCCGACCGGAGCAAGGGATTTTCTTGGTGCGATCCCTGTGACGATAAATCTTTTCATTATAGGATTAATGTCACTTTTCTGTGCCCGACTTATCAGAAAACATGGAATGGGAAAAATAGTAGCATTTTCTGTTCTTTCATCAATGACGGGTAATCTTTTGATGTTTGTCTATCCGCATTATATAACAATAGTTATAGGACTTATACTTGATGGAATAGGAGTTGGACTCATCACTAATTCAATTTATGTACTGATCACATATATAAAGGATGAAGTGAGCCGTATATGGGGCTTTAGTGCATATAACGGAGCTTATCTCTCAGGAATAAATTTTGGTATGATGATAGGATCATTTCTAGCGGTAATGGTTGGTCACAGATTTGTTTTTTTGATAATTGCATTGGTCTGGCTCTGCCTACTGGGAATAAGCATTTATATGGTGAGAATGATGTCTTCATTTATTGAGATTCAGGAGGAAGAAAGGACGGAAGAAAGCTCGACAGCAGAATTCGTATTCAGGAAACCCGTTATAAGCTTTATCGCCCTTATACAAAATCCTTATATTGTATTTGGCAGTTTCGTTTTTTATTACATTCCGCTCTATTGTGATCAGAACGGACTGGATGAAACGATATGTTCATTGCTGATAATGCTTTATTCGGAAATTGCTGTTATCTGCGGAGACCTTTTTATAAAAAATATATCAAAGTCGATCGGAAATTACGCAATTTATACTGCCATAGCAAGTAATATTGCGGCAATTATAGTTTTTTCACTGTCACCGAATCTTTTGGGAGTTATAATAGCTCTTTTGCTTATGGGAATTGCAGCTTCTTATGGAAAACCTGTACAGCAGAAATATTTCATGGGATTTGAGGAAACCAGGAAATATGGAGAGGATAAGGCCATGGGAATATATAATTTTTCGGAGAATATAGGTGAATCACTTGGACCGGTAATAATGGGAGAAATGATGGCCGCAGGACCGGCTTCGGTATATGTTGCTGGATTTCTTTCGCTGGTTGGTGGAATGACTTCGCTTCACTATCTTATAAACAGAAAGGAGCTAAAAAATGGAAGATAA
- a CDS encoding PP2C family protein-serine/threonine phosphatase has protein sequence MEDKDRYKRPLRRRILFGCSLYIVLVSLVQAFFGGYTYYHETVKRYQEYINGILNYTIAEIDAEDMKKCIEEGTKSISFENTQEVLNKTKEAYDIHYIYIVKPLNTEEVDNMMDVMAGVTDYERQYEKETLTYLGNLTGTAYSADIAQIFLNGLNSNPGEIIYFAENTEFGHDYTGITPIIDGSGNAIAVLAVDIPINDLYSVVENYIKISLIQIVILLIIIVFIMSKWMEKEIVNPIIKLKESARGFVESSRGQNDPNLIEFTDPEINSEDEMQTLSESLVTMAGDIKEYMANLMKETREKERIGTELELATSIQADMLPNIFPAFPEREDIDIFASMTPAKEVGGDFYDFFLIDDDHLGMVIADVSGKGVPAALFMMMSKILVNNFGMMCKSPAEALMNANTQICKSNANDMFVTAWFGILTISTGHVVASNAGHEYPVIKTAKGQFEIFKDKHKMPLGSMDGIKYQDYEFTLERGGGIFVYTDGVAEATNSENELFGMERTLDALNSNADAGVEDILKNVREKIDEFVGDAPQFDDLTMMAVKLK, from the coding sequence ATGGAAGATAAGGATCGATATAAAAGACCTTTAAGGCGGAGGATACTTTTTGGATGTTCTCTTTATATTGTTTTGGTTTCCCTGGTACAGGCTTTTTTTGGAGGATATACCTATTATCATGAAACCGTGAAAAGATATCAGGAATATATAAATGGAATTCTTAATTATACCATTGCTGAAATAGATGCAGAAGATATGAAAAAATGTATCGAAGAGGGAACGAAGAGTATTAGTTTCGAGAATACACAGGAGGTTCTCAATAAAACCAAAGAAGCTTATGATATTCATTATATTTATATTGTCAAACCGCTCAATACTGAAGAGGTTGACAATATGATGGATGTAATGGCCGGAGTTACGGATTACGAGAGACAATACGAAAAAGAAACACTTACATATCTTGGCAATCTTACGGGTACGGCATATTCAGCTGATATTGCACAGATCTTTCTTAACGGACTTAACAGTAATCCGGGTGAGATAATTTATTTCGCGGAAAATACTGAATTTGGACATGATTATACAGGAATAACACCAATAATTGATGGAAGCGGAAATGCGATAGCTGTTCTTGCGGTAGACATTCCTATTAATGATCTTTACAGTGTTGTTGAGAATTATATAAAAATATCGCTGATCCAGATCGTTATTTTGTTGATAATAATAGTGTTTATTATGTCAAAATGGATGGAAAAAGAGATCGTAAATCCTATAATCAAATTAAAAGAGTCGGCAAGGGGGTTTGTAGAAAGCAGCAGAGGACAGAACGATCCAAATCTTATAGAATTTACGGATCCTGAGATAAATTCTGAAGATGAAATGCAGACTTTATCTGAATCTTTGGTAACGATGGCAGGCGATATAAAAGAATATATGGCCAATCTGATGAAAGAGACCAGAGAGAAGGAAAGGATAGGCACGGAACTGGAGCTTGCGACAAGCATTCAGGCAGATATGCTCCCGAATATTTTCCCTGCTTTTCCGGAAAGAGAGGATATAGATATTTTTGCATCTATGACTCCTGCGAAAGAAGTCGGCGGAGATTTTTATGATTTCTTTTTAATAGATGATGATCATCTTGGAATGGTAATTGCGGATGTTTCAGGCAAAGGAGTGCCGGCTGCGCTCTTTATGATGATGTCAAAGATCCTTGTTAACAATTTTGGCATGATGTGTAAATCGCCTGCTGAGGCTCTCATGAATGCGAATACACAGATATGTAAAAGTAACGCTAATGACATGTTCGTTACGGCCTGGTTTGGTATTCTCACTATTTCTACCGGTCATGTTGTTGCATCAAATGCCGGTCATGAATATCCTGTAATAAAGACGGCAAAAGGACAATTTGAAATATTTAAGGATAAACATAAAATGCCTCTTGGAAGTATGGATGGGATCAAATATCAGGACTATGAATTTACCCTGGAAAGGGGAGGCGGTATTTTTGTTTATACCGATGGTGTTGCTGAGGCGACCAATAGTGAAAATGAACTTTTTGGAATGGAGAGAACTTTGGATGCACTCAACAGCAATGCAGATGCCGGAGTTGAGGACATTCTTAAAAATGTCAGAGAAAAGATTGATGAATTTGTAGGTGATGCGCCTCAGTTCGATGATCTGACGATGATGGCAGTAAAATTAAAATAA
- a CDS encoding 3-deoxy-7-phosphoheptulonate synthase, whose translation MSFKFIKALPTPEDIRTIIPMTDALKEAKKKRDAEIADVLTGKSDKFLLVIGPCSADSEEPVIEYINRLKPIADKVYEKIIIIPRIYTNKPRTTGEGYKGIIHQPDPEGDTDFEKGLLAMRHMHVRAIRETGLTGADEMLYPDNWGYVSDMLSYVAVGARSVEDQQHRIVASGFDLPTGMKNPTSGDLSVLMNSITAAQGAHTFVYRGKEVETNGNSLAHSILRGSVNKDGRTTPNYHYEDIMRLLEVYSEHDLKNKACVIDTNHSNSGKKFKEQIRIAKDVMYSRNHNNDIRKFVKGLMIESYLVEGNQKISDHMTYGQSITDACLGFEDTEKLIFEIAESV comes from the coding sequence ATGTCATTCAAATTTATCAAAGCGCTTCCGACACCTGAAGATATCAGAACTATAATTCCGATGACAGATGCCTTAAAAGAAGCAAAGAAAAAAAGAGATGCTGAAATAGCCGATGTTCTCACCGGAAAGTCCGATAAATTTCTTCTTGTTATCGGTCCCTGCTCCGCAGACAGTGAAGAACCGGTAATTGAATACATCAACCGCTTAAAACCTATTGCGGATAAGGTCTACGAAAAAATCATCATTATTCCCAGAATTTATACCAATAAGCCGCGTACCACCGGCGAAGGCTACAAAGGAATCATACACCAGCCCGACCCTGAGGGAGATACTGATTTCGAGAAAGGTCTTCTTGCCATGCGCCACATGCATGTTAGGGCTATCCGTGAAACCGGCCTTACCGGCGCTGACGAAATGCTTTATCCGGATAACTGGGGTTATGTATCAGACATGCTTTCCTATGTTGCTGTAGGTGCCCGTTCCGTTGAGGATCAGCAGCACAGAATAGTTGCTTCAGGCTTTGATCTTCCCACAGGAATGAAAAATCCCACCTCCGGTGATCTTTCTGTCTTAATGAATTCGATCACCGCTGCCCAGGGTGCACACACATTTGTATATCGCGGCAAAGAGGTCGAAACAAACGGAAATTCTCTTGCCCACTCCATCCTTCGGGGTTCTGTAAATAAAGACGGACGTACGACCCCTAATTATCATTACGAAGATATTATGCGGCTTTTGGAGGTTTATTCCGAACACGACTTAAAAAATAAAGCCTGTGTTATCGATACCAACCACTCAAATTCCGGCAAGAAATTCAAGGAACAGATCCGTATTGCAAAAGATGTTATGTATTCGAGAAATCATAACAATGATATCCGTAAATTCGTAAAAGGTCTGATGATTGAAAGTTATCTTGTTGAAGGTAATCAGAAAATATCCGATCACATGACCTACGGTCAGTCTATAACCGATGCATGTCTCGGATTTGAAGATACTGAGAAACTTATTTTCGAAATAGCCGAAAGCGTATAA
- a CDS encoding glycosyltransferase family 39 protein, whose protein sequence is MRIEKKIIFAVTGLLFAFVMSLLLFYAEKLHVYTIRALPCSNLRILFAGLLLNIILITIIYKLRKKTELILERTAKWIVPAIVIILLVYEMIFTYSSYFYTDWDPAGLIDAAEKIVRGNTEDISIGYISAHPNNRFLIWIYLIIFKITIFFTGNCQIMSIIWIQCLLTSLTCFLIYRLLRKLGNSRTFSFCVFMAASIYIGMSPWLNVPYSDEAVLILPLYLLYLYIKRTDMFSWIIIGLLTAVGYAIKPQVVLMTIAMIAYSVLQRLCGVRKRGKEGSFECAAGFLAAIFIFLLVLNGTILPSLNLNLDVTKEFGISHYFMMGLNHDTDGVYSNEDTEYTASFENKHARNSADIDLAKRRIRDYGAAGTVRHFIRKLIVNYGDGSFAWGINGNFFAGRPEGMNTIFTDFFTDIIYDSGSRFKDGLMLAQGIWLQILLGSMLVFIKIFSKEKESEKDHSDAMAIISLSLIGITAFEQTFEALSRYLFIYSPLFLLLAADGCRSEVRLIRTVSEQLQRLRSVPGSE, encoded by the coding sequence ATGAGGATAGAGAAAAAGATTATCTTTGCTGTAACGGGGCTGCTCTTTGCATTCGTAATGAGTCTGCTTCTTTTTTATGCTGAAAAACTACATGTTTATACGATACGTGCTCTGCCCTGCAGCAATTTAAGAATATTATTTGCCGGACTATTGTTAAATATAATTCTTATAACAATTATATACAAACTAAGAAAGAAAACAGAACTGATACTGGAAAGGACTGCAAAATGGATAGTACCGGCAATTGTTATCATTTTACTGGTTTATGAAATGATCTTTACCTATAGCAGTTATTTTTATACTGACTGGGATCCGGCGGGACTTATCGATGCTGCTGAAAAAATTGTCAGAGGAAATACCGAGGATATTAGCATCGGATATATATCAGCGCATCCAAATAATCGTTTTTTGATATGGATATATTTGATCATTTTTAAGATCACTATATTTTTCACCGGAAATTGTCAGATCATGTCAATAATATGGATACAGTGTCTGCTGACATCTTTAACCTGCTTTTTGATTTACAGGCTTTTAAGAAAACTTGGTAATTCGAGGACTTTCTCTTTTTGTGTTTTTATGGCTGCATCTATTTATATCGGCATGTCACCGTGGCTCAATGTTCCGTATTCAGATGAGGCGGTACTGATACTTCCGCTCTATCTGCTTTATCTTTATATTAAACGGACAGATATGTTTTCATGGATTATTATAGGATTATTGACTGCTGTTGGATATGCGATCAAACCTCAGGTGGTGCTAATGACGATTGCCATGATCGCGTACTCTGTATTACAGAGATTGTGCGGAGTGAGAAAAAGAGGGAAAGAAGGGAGCTTTGAGTGTGCTGCGGGATTTTTGGCAGCAATCTTTATTTTCCTTCTGGTCCTTAATGGAACTATACTTCCATCGCTCAATCTTAATCTTGATGTTACAAAAGAATTTGGGATAAGCCATTATTTTATGATGGGGCTAAATCATGATACGGATGGTGTTTATTCAAATGAAGACACTGAGTATACAGCTTCGTTTGAAAATAAGCATGCCAGGAATTCAGCAGATATCGATCTTGCAAAACGCAGGATAAGAGATTACGGGGCAGCGGGAACAGTCAGACATTTCATACGAAAACTTATTGTTAACTATGGTGATGGCTCATTTGCATGGGGGATAAACGGAAACTTTTTTGCAGGAAGACCTGAGGGAATGAACACCATATTTACAGATTTTTTCACTGATATAATTTATGACAGCGGAAGCCGATTTAAAGATGGACTGATGCTGGCACAGGGCATATGGCTTCAGATTCTTTTAGGATCAATGCTGGTTTTTATAAAAATATTTTCAAAAGAAAAGGAGAGCGAGAAGGATCACTCTGATGCAATGGCGATCATCTCACTCTCACTTATTGGAATTACAGCATTTGAACAGACTTTTGAGGCATTGTCGCGTTATCTTTTTATTTATTCACCGCTTTTTCTTTTGCTGGCAGCAGACGGCTGCAGATCTGAAGTAAGGCTGATACGGACTGTATCAGAGCAGCTCCAACGACTGAGATCAGTGCCAGGATCGGAATGA
- a CDS encoding acyltransferase produces the protein MAAKEKIKYLDLIRAISCVIIVFFHYSYTFYEYAIPGKGTDFLRFTNGDWGGIFVAIFFMISGAALWYNHTGPFGIKGIFNFYKKRALSIYPYFYTAWIIMYVINSRKLGIWDWGGPKSNYLFTLFGMDGYFSYLGQNYYCLGEWFLGAIIWLYLLYPLLAFAFRKFRWPSTAILTFLYVFNLYRNNFSSSPDSNIFIVFIKYYNSHTLISDNMCIWTCMMNFWLGMLFVTYRQKIIKLWIAVLSAVSIVFLTIVPVALPKIIVSTIMAFAFCLIFSYISNRFDFPSEDSIPNTVIKFLSKYSYGIFLVHHVILYAVMEKFRYMTFNRLTAFLLFIPILALISVVGAALIQSVSALLQICSRLLPAKEKAVNK, from the coding sequence TTGGCAGCTAAGGAAAAAATAAAATATTTAGATCTGATCCGTGCCATAAGCTGCGTGATCATTGTCTTTTTTCATTACAGCTATACATTTTACGAATATGCGATCCCCGGAAAGGGAACTGATTTTTTAAGATTTACAAACGGTGACTGGGGCGGAATATTTGTAGCTATATTTTTTATGATATCAGGAGCCGCTCTTTGGTATAACCACACCGGTCCATTTGGAATCAAAGGTATTTTTAACTTCTATAAAAAACGCGCTTTATCAATTTATCCATACTTTTATACAGCATGGATAATCATGTATGTGATAAATTCAAGAAAACTCGGCATCTGGGACTGGGGCGGTCCAAAGTCAAATTATCTCTTCACTCTTTTCGGAATGGATGGATATTTTTCATACCTCGGACAAAATTATTACTGTCTCGGTGAATGGTTCTTAGGAGCAATAATATGGCTTTATCTCCTCTATCCGCTCCTTGCTTTTGCCTTTAGAAAATTCCGCTGGCCATCGACTGCCATACTTACATTTCTATATGTTTTTAACCTCTATAGAAATAATTTTTCATCAAGTCCTGACAGCAACATATTTATTGTTTTTATAAAATATTATAATTCACATACTCTTATATCCGATAATATGTGCATCTGGACCTGTATGATGAATTTCTGGCTTGGAATGCTCTTTGTAACCTATCGCCAGAAAATAATAAAACTATGGATTGCAGTTTTAAGTGCAGTATCCATAGTTTTCCTTACAATAGTTCCTGTCGCTCTGCCAAAGATAATCGTCTCGACCATTATGGCCTTCGCTTTTTGTCTGATCTTTTCATACATAAGCAATAGATTTGATTTTCCGTCAGAGGACAGTATTCCTAATACAGTAATTAAATTTTTAAGCAAATATTCATACGGAATATTTCTCGTACACCACGTAATACTATATGCTGTCATGGAAAAATTCCGCTATATGACCTTTAATCGCCTTACTGCATTCCTGCTCTTCATTCCGATCCTGGCACTGATCTCAGTCGTTGGAGCTGCTCTGATACAGTCCGTATCAGCCTTACTTCAGATCTGCAGCCGTCTGCTGCCAGCAAAAGAAAAAGCGGTGAATAAATAA
- a CDS encoding histidinol-phosphatase HisJ family protein translates to MIRSDFHMHSRFSTDGKSEMRDMIDSAVSKGLENICFTEHMDYDNPYDEGPGAFEVDTDSYFKKYKELNSAEKRINVFFGVELGLQPHIVEHYKQYVKEYPFDFIIGSSHVVKGKDPGSGGYYELFESEEKAHRAYFEEELKCAELFDVYDVYGHLDYALRYGPTADKSFSYRKYSDILDEILKTVINKGKGIEINSAGFRKGMTGPNPAESILKRYRELGGEIITVGSDAHSTVEIAADFDRAINVLINCGFKYYTLFRKRIPEQISLQD, encoded by the coding sequence ATGATAAGATCAGACTTTCACATGCATAGTCGCTTTTCAACCGATGGGAAATCAGAAATGCGTGACATGATAGATTCCGCAGTTTCCAAAGGTCTTGAAAATATATGTTTTACAGAACATATGGACTATGATAACCCCTATGACGAAGGTCCCGGAGCTTTTGAAGTAGATACGGATTCATATTTTAAGAAATACAAAGAACTAAACTCAGCTGAAAAACGTATCAATGTGTTTTTTGGTGTCGAGCTTGGCCTTCAGCCTCACATTGTTGAGCACTATAAACAGTATGTAAAAGAATATCCTTTTGATTTTATAATCGGCTCCTCCCATGTGGTAAAAGGTAAGGATCCGGGCTCAGGCGGCTATTACGAGCTTTTCGAAAGCGAGGAAAAAGCCCACCGCGCATATTTTGAAGAGGAATTGAAATGTGCAGAGCTTTTCGATGTCTATGACGTCTATGGTCATCTTGACTACGCTTTAAGATACGGTCCAACGGCAGATAAAAGCTTCAGCTACCGGAAATATTCAGATATACTGGATGAAATTTTAAAAACAGTAATAAATAAAGGAAAAGGAATAGAGATCAATTCTGCAGGCTTTAGAAAAGGTATGACAGGACCCAATCCTGCCGAGTCTATCCTTAAACGATACAGAGAGCTCGGCGGCGAGATTATAACTGTAGGTTCGGACGCCCATTCAACAGTGGAGATCGCAGCTGATTTTGACAGAGCAATAAATGTTCTCATAAATTGCGGATTCAAATATTATACCCTTTTCCGTAAAAGAATCCCTGAACAGATTTCTCTGCAGGATTAA
- the gap gene encoding type I glyceraldehyde-3-phosphate dehydrogenase — translation MAVKVAINGFGRIGRLAFRQMFQAEGFEIVAINDLTSPDMLAYLLKYDSSQGRYAKADKVSNTDHSIIVDGKEIEIYKEADAKNLPWGKLGVDVVLECTGFYTSKAKAQAHIDAGAKKVVISAPAGNDLPTIVYNTNHETLTADDNIISAASCTTNCLAPMAKALNELAPIESGIMVTIHAYTGDQMILDGPQRKGDKRRSRAGAENIVPNSTGAAKAIGLVVPELNGKLIGSAQRVPVPTGSTTILTAVVDGDVTVEQVNEKMKASTNESFGYNEDLIVSKDIVGMTYGSLFDATQTMVVPAGNGKTEVQVVSWYDNENSFTSNMCRTIKYFAKFLNK, via the coding sequence ATGGCAGTTAAAGTAGCGATTAATGGTTTTGGTCGTATCGGCCGTCTTGCATTTCGTCAGATGTTCCAGGCAGAGGGATTTGAGATCGTAGCAATCAACGATCTTACAAGCCCTGACATGCTTGCATATCTTCTTAAGTATGACTCATCACAGGGTCGTTATGCAAAGGCTGACAAGGTTTCCAACACAGATCATTCAATCATCGTTGATGGCAAGGAAATCGAGATCTACAAGGAAGCAGATGCTAAGAACCTGCCTTGGGGCAAGCTTGGCGTAGACGTTGTACTTGAGTGCACAGGCTTCTACACATCTAAGGCAAAGGCACAGGCTCATATCGATGCTGGTGCAAAGAAAGTCGTAATTTCTGCTCCTGCAGGAAACGATCTTCCTACAATCGTTTACAATACAAACCACGAGACACTTACAGCTGATGACAACATCATCTCTGCTGCATCATGCACAACCAACTGCCTCGCACCTATGGCTAAGGCTCTTAACGAGCTCGCTCCTATCGAGTCAGGTATCATGGTTACTATCCACGCTTACACAGGCGATCAGATGATCCTTGATGGTCCTCAGAGAAAGGGCGACAAGAGAAGAAGCCGTGCAGGCGCTGAGAACATCGTTCCTAACAGCACAGGTGCTGCAAAGGCAATCGGCCTTGTTGTTCCTGAGCTTAACGGCAAGCTCATCGGTTCAGCTCAGAGAGTACCTGTACCGACAGGTTCAACAACAATCCTTACAGCTGTTGTTGACGGCGATGTAACTGTAGAGCAGGTTAACGAGAAGATGAAGGCTTCAACAAATGAGTCATTCGGCTACAATGAGGATCTCATCGTTTCTAAGGATATCGTTGGAATGACATATGGTTCACTCTTCGATGCTACACAGACAATGGTAGTTCCTGCAGGCAATGGTAAGACTGAGGTTCAGGTTGTTTCATGGTATGACAACGAGAACTCATTCACATCCAATATGTGCAGAACAATCAAGTATTTCGCTAAGTTCCTTAACAAGTAA